A single Microtus ochrogaster isolate Prairie Vole_2 linkage group LG3, MicOch1.0, whole genome shotgun sequence DNA region contains:
- the LOC102000918 gene encoding putative vomeronasal receptor-like protein 4: MSSLKNVLNFQAGLGALANMFLLVFYTFIILGHRPKPTDMISCQLAFIHIVLVLAGVDIWLWDIFESLNIENDFKCKTTFYISRVMRGLSICITCLLSVFQAVTISPSTSWLAKFKYKLKKYVIYAFLFIWSFNLSFVSNHIFYAGAFTNVSKTNQMKVTKFCSLFPMNYIIRALILTVTISRDVFLVGVMLTTSAYMVIILFRHQRRCKHLHSLSHPSASPEKSAAQTILLLVALFVVMYWVDFIISSSAVMLWMYDPVTLSVQKFVMNVYPTITPLVQISSDIRIIKMLKNLRSKCQHSFLKW, from the coding sequence ATGTCCTCGTTGAAGAATGTCCTCAATTTCCAAGCTGGACTTGGAGCCCTGGCCAATatgtttctccttgttttctacACTTTCATAATCCTAGGTCATAGGCCTAAGCCCACAGACATGATTTCCTGTCAGCTGGCCTTCATCCACATAGTACTGGTCCTTGCTGGAGTGGATATTTGGCTTTGGGACATATTTGAGTCACTGAACATTGAGAATGACTTCAAATGTAAGACAACTTTTTACATAAGCAGGGTGATGAGAGGCCTCTCTATCTgcatcacctgcctcctgagtgtgttccAGGCTGTCACTATCAGTCCCAGTACCTCTTGGTtggcaaaatttaaatataaactaaaaaaatatgtgatttatgctttcttatttatttggtctttcaACTTGTCATTCGTTAGCAACCACATCTTCTATGCTGGTGCTTTTACCAACGTGAGTAAGACCAACCAGATGAAGGTCACTAAATTCTGCTCACTCTTCCCCATGAACTATATCATCAGGGCACTGATTTTAACAGTGACAATCTCCAGAGATGTATTTCTTGTAGGAGTGATGCTGACCACAAGTGCATACATGGTGATTATCTTGTTCAGACATCAGAGGCGATGCAAGCATCTTCACAGCCTCAGCCACCCAAGTGCGTCTCCTGAGAAAAGCGCTGCCCAGACCATCTTGCTGCTGGTGGCTTTATTTGTGGTCATGTACTGGGTGGACTTCATCATTTCATCCTCTGCAGTCATGTTATGGATGTACGACCCAGTCACCCTGAGTGTTCAGAAGTTTGTGATGAATGTCTATCCCACAATTACTCCTTTGGTACAAATCAGTTCTGATATTAGAATAATCAAAATGCTGAAAAACTTGAGGTCAAAATGTCAGCATagttttttaaaatggtaa